Part of the Sinorhizobium sp. BG8 genome, GGTGCCGATGATGCCGCAGAAGACCATGACCAGCCTGCGGTCCATGCGATCGGAAGCGCGGCCGATCGGAATCTGCGAGAGGGCGCTGCCGATAAGGACGGCAGCCAGCAGCGTGGCGCCCTGTGCGGTGGTGAGCCCCGTGCGCTGCGTGAAGACGCCTCCGAGGTTCAGCCATGCTCCCGACAGCGCGCCGGCGAGAAATGCGCCGACGACGGCGACGGGCGAGCGACGGTAGAGAGCGGCCAGACGGAAGCTCGCCTGTCTCGGGGGAGCAGGCAGCGGCGAGGAACTGAGCGCGGTCGGCAGCAGCGAAATCGAGAAGATGACGCCGCAGAGAATGAAGAGCGAGGTGTTCGACGGATCGCCGATCGGCACGAGGTACTGCCCCATGATCGTTCCGACCATCGTTGCGATCAGATAGATGGAGAAGACCGAGCCGCGGTTCTCATTGGTGACCCGCTCGTTGAGCCAGCTCTCTATGATGAGGTAGCTGCCCGCGATGGCAAAGCCCGAAACCGTGCGGAACAGCATCCAGGCGCGCCAGTCGACGACGAGGCCGCACAGAAGGATGCCGATCGACAGCAGCGTGATGAGCGCGACGAAGACCCGCACATGTCCGACCATGAGAACGAAACGCGGCGTGACGATGCATGAAAGCGTGAAACCGACGGTGTAGCCCGTCGCGATCAGCGAAATCGTCTGCGTGCTCCACCCCTCCGCGACCGAACGGACGGGCACGACATAGCTCTGCAGGCCGAAGGCGACCATCATCAGCAGCGTCGACAGCATGAGACTGAAGATCGAAGCGAGGCTGGCCAGCATGGGAAACGCTCCAGACGGGAACAGTAGGCAGGACGGCGGGCCGCGCGCGCCGCGGCCTTGTGCGAAGAGAATGTCGCTCTAAAGAAGGCGCGCCGCGCTGTCCATTGCGACAGGTGCTGACGCAAAAGAAAAGGGCGCGGCAACCGCACCCTTGGCATACGTGAAAATCTGGCGGCAATGCGCCGCGGCGGTCAACCGGGAAGGAATGTGCGCAGCGGCTGCCGTGACGCGGTGCCATGCGGCAGCGCGGCGAGGGTCGAGTACTGGCGTGAAGCCTTGACCGCGGTGCGGATGTCGTAGAGAGCGGACACGAACTTGGCTATGTGGGTCATGAGCACTCCGGGGCGTTCAAGCATGCGGGCCCTTTCGCGGAGCCCGTTCGATGGCTCAACGCTGGACGAAATCCGCGAAGATCTGCACGGGCCGGCCGATGCGCGAATATCCGATGGCGGTCATCTGCTCGTTGGCCGGCGCACGGACGCTTGCGAAGCCATAAGCCGGGCGAAGGCCGGAATGGCGGAGCGTCTCAAAGCTCGAATGGATGGGCCGAAAGCGGGCGGTCATTGCAATAGTTCCTTGTTCAAGCCTCCCTGACCCCGATATTGCGTTGCACCATCTCTTTTGCAATGCGACATAATGGCGAGCTGCTATGCGTTTTGCGCATGGCAACAATAATAATCTGTTCACAAAACGGGCAACTTTGCGGCCGGAATCCGAGCGATATGTGAATCTCTGCCCGAGAGTTGTCGCGTAATTTATTGTATTTTATTGATTTTTTTATAGTTGATAGGGCGCGTCAGACCGCGACCCCCTTGCGAAAGGCAAGAAGATCCTGCCACGCAAGCCGCTTGCTGATGGGGGCTGCGATCAGGTCGAGCGGGTGCAGCGTGGCGAAAGCGGGTACATTCCTGCCACCGATGTGGATTTCGCGCCACACTCCGCGCATCTCATGGATGGTCTCCGTGCCGCCGAAGAAGAAGCGTGCGGCGAAATTTCCGAAAATCAGGACGTGATTCGGTTCGGCGAGCGCGATCTGCCGCTCGATGAAGGGGCGGCAGATGTCCGACTCGCGGACCGACGGCACCCGGTTTCCCGGCGGACGCCAGGGAATGACGTTGGTGACGAGCACCGAGGCCCGGTCGATGCCGATGCCCGCCAGCATGCGGTCCAGCATGGCGCCCTGGCGGCCCGAGAAGGGGTGGCCCTCCCGGTCGTCGTCGGCATTCGGCATGGCGCCGATCGCCATCACCGCAGGTTTCGGATTGCCGCTCGCGAAAACCAGGCTGCGTGCGCTGTTCTTGAGGTTGCAGCCGTTGAAGGCTTCCATGGCCGCCCTCAGTTCGTCGAGCGATCGTGCGCTGGAGGCGGCGAATTCGGCCTCCGCGACAGCCTGGCTGTCCGGGATCGTCACGGCGGCAGAGGGTGCCGCCTCGCGCGCGGGCCGGGCCGGCGCAGCCTGGCGCCCGGCGGATCCATTGACGGATGCCTGCGGGCGCGCAGCGCTTGGGGCTGGCCCGCTACCGGCATCCCTGTCCG contains:
- a CDS encoding MFS transporter, translated to MLASLASIFSLMLSTLLMMVAFGLQSYVVPVRSVAEGWSTQTISLIATGYTVGFTLSCIVTPRFVLMVGHVRVFVALITLLSIGILLCGLVVDWRAWMLFRTVSGFAIAGSYLIIESWLNERVTNENRGSVFSIYLIATMVGTIMGQYLVPIGDPSNTSLFILCGVIFSISLLPTALSSSPLPAPPRQASFRLAALYRRSPVAVVGAFLAGALSGAWLNLGGVFTQRTGLTTAQGATLLAAVLIGSALSQIPIGRASDRMDRRLVMVFCGIIGTASCIAMTFSTGAEPLHLYLIAACIGSVIFPIYALNVAHANDLAQPDEYVEVSSGMLIVYGFGTISGPLAVGPIMERFGPASLFATLAVYFALYAAYAGWRIMRREASDGMVAKTDYQAMPPQPLGGECAAPAAAGTMQQELGEEPLVADTTSPTWRS
- a CDS encoding uracil-DNA glycosylase, which codes for MISANDLSAPELAALLHFHADAGVEWMLEDVAIDRFAEFEAMRAEQGKRPQPADRDAGSGPAPSAARPQASVNGSAGRQAAPARPAREAAPSAAVTIPDSQAVAEAEFAASSARSLDELRAAMEAFNGCNLKNSARSLVFASGNPKPAVMAIGAMPNADDDREGHPFSGRQGAMLDRMLAGIGIDRASVLVTNVIPWRPPGNRVPSVRESDICRPFIERQIALAEPNHVLIFGNFAARFFFGGTETIHEMRGVWREIHIGGRNVPAFATLHPLDLIAAPISKRLAWQDLLAFRKGVAV